One segment of Nostoc piscinale CENA21 DNA contains the following:
- a CDS encoding class I SAM-dependent methyltransferase, whose translation MSTGKTLNLTQNLYEYLLSVSLREPEILLQLRQETAQHPRANMQVAPEQGQFLAFLVKLIGAKKTLEVGVFTGYSSLSVALALPPDGKIIACDVSEEFTSVARRYWEKAGVADKIDLRIAPATETLEYLLVQGQAETFDFAFIDADKENYYRYYELALQLVRPSGLIAIDNVLWSGRVLQPELQDSSTTAIREFNSKLAEDDRIDVSLIAIADGLTLARKRH comes from the coding sequence ATGTCTACTGGTAAAACTCTGAACTTGACACAAAATTTGTACGAGTATCTGTTGTCTGTCTCTCTACGTGAACCAGAAATACTTTTACAGTTACGACAAGAAACGGCTCAACATCCCCGTGCAAATATGCAGGTTGCACCGGAACAAGGACAATTTTTAGCGTTCTTGGTTAAATTAATTGGTGCTAAGAAAACTTTAGAGGTAGGGGTGTTTACTGGTTATAGTTCTTTGAGTGTGGCTTTAGCATTACCGCCGGACGGTAAGATTATCGCCTGTGATGTGAGTGAAGAATTTACATCTGTGGCTCGGCGTTATTGGGAAAAAGCAGGTGTGGCAGATAAAATTGACTTAAGAATTGCACCAGCGACGGAAACTTTAGAGTATCTTTTAGTACAAGGTCAAGCAGAAACTTTTGACTTTGCCTTTATTGATGCTGACAAAGAAAACTATTATCGCTATTACGAATTGGCGTTACAGTTAGTCCGACCTAGTGGTTTAATTGCGATTGACAATGTATTGTGGTCTGGAAGAGTGCTGCAACCAGAACTACAGGACTCATCTACCACAGCTATTCGTGAGTTTAATAGCAAGTTAGCTGAAGACGATCGCATCGATGTCAGTTTGATTGCGATCGCAGATGGGCTAACATTAGCACGCAAGCGTCATTAA
- a CDS encoding RNA-binding S4 domain-containing protein, with product MIKLDQFLKFLGIASTGGQAKLMIINGDVKVNGIVETRRGRKLVSSDQVTVDGKVFTVEDVIQS from the coding sequence ATGATTAAACTCGACCAGTTTTTAAAGTTCTTGGGTATCGCTTCAACTGGCGGACAAGCCAAACTAATGATTATTAATGGTGATGTGAAAGTTAATGGAATAGTCGAAACCCGTCGCGGACGGAAATTAGTTTCCAGCGACCAAGTAACAGTAGACGGCAAAGTTTTTACAGTTGAGGATGTTATTCAGTCGTAG
- a CDS encoding TIGR03643 family protein: MKLPNLELQTIDRIIEMAWEDRTPFEAIEAQFGLEEKQVIALMRQQMKPSSFRMWRERVTQRKTKHLNKREFVAGRFKSQNQK; encoded by the coding sequence ATGAAACTACCAAATCTTGAACTCCAAACAATTGATCGAATTATTGAAATGGCTTGGGAAGATAGAACCCCATTTGAAGCCATTGAAGCACAGTTTGGACTGGAAGAAAAACAGGTAATTGCCTTAATGCGTCAGCAAATGAAACCATCAAGTTTTCGGATGTGGCGAGAACGAGTTACTCAACGCAAAACTAAACATTTAAATAAACGAGAATTTGTTGCTGGTAGATTTAAATCACAAAATCAAAAATGA
- the opcA gene encoding glucose-6-phosphate dehydrogenase assembly protein OpcA, with product MTQAPTIFSLQAPKDISLNEIEAELNQIWQSYGITGEDGGLPAATRATTFTLVVYEPEETQYLLASLGFYNGPIDGILGPQTDIALRLAQQKYELPETGTATPETLAKLREEYSKRQGNGVVTENGNGSYNFSVTSPRIADEIALRNPCRIIALCPIAGEDEGVKAQVSAYCPIQKQSSSTLVCCEYITLSGTTSALERIGGMIPALLIGGLPKFLWWKATPDPNNTLFKRLAAVCNNVIVDSCNFNEPEHDLLSLQELVETNVPLADLNWRRISAWQELTAEAYDPPHRRAALKDIDRVMLDYEKGNSAQALLFLGWLASRLEWMPISCEKQTDDYDILRIRFVAQDQKQIEAEIAGVPVADVGEIPGDLIALRLSSTNPKADCSTLICTETGGCMRMETHGGAQTSGLFQQVSSLSEQKAEVLLSQQVQRWGRENLLEDSLGVIAQILKLAVKH from the coding sequence ATGACCCAAGCTCCTACCATTTTTTCACTCCAAGCCCCCAAAGACATTTCGCTGAACGAAATCGAAGCGGAACTAAATCAAATTTGGCAAAGTTATGGCATTACTGGTGAAGATGGCGGCTTACCTGCTGCTACCCGTGCCACAACTTTTACCTTAGTGGTTTACGAACCAGAAGAAACCCAATATCTCTTGGCATCTTTGGGATTTTATAACGGCCCCATCGATGGAATTTTAGGGCCACAAACTGACATCGCCCTGCGGTTAGCGCAACAAAAATATGAACTGCCCGAAACCGGCACTGCTACACCAGAAACTTTAGCCAAACTGCGGGAAGAATACAGCAAACGTCAAGGTAATGGAGTCGTTACAGAAAATGGTAACGGTTCCTATAACTTCAGTGTCACCAGCCCCAGAATTGCTGATGAAATTGCTTTGCGTAATCCTTGCCGCATTATTGCCCTCTGCCCGATCGCCGGCGAAGATGAAGGTGTAAAAGCCCAAGTTTCGGCTTACTGCCCAATTCAAAAGCAATCTTCCAGCACTTTGGTTTGTTGCGAATACATCACCCTCTCCGGTACCACCTCGGCTTTAGAAAGAATTGGTGGGATGATTCCCGCATTACTCATCGGTGGTTTGCCGAAGTTTTTGTGGTGGAAAGCTACTCCCGACCCCAACAACACCTTATTTAAGCGACTAGCCGCAGTTTGCAACAACGTCATCGTTGATTCTTGCAACTTTAACGAGCCAGAACATGATTTACTCAGCTTACAAGAATTGGTCGAAACCAATGTACCTTTAGCTGACCTGAATTGGCGGCGGATCTCAGCATGGCAAGAGTTGACCGCAGAAGCCTACGACCCACCACACCGCCGTGCAGCATTAAAAGATATTGACCGCGTCATGCTGGATTATGAAAAAGGCAACTCTGCCCAAGCACTGTTGTTTTTGGGTTGGCTGGCTAGTCGCCTAGAATGGATGCCCATTTCCTGCGAAAAACAAACCGATGACTATGATATTCTGCGGATTCGCTTTGTAGCTCAAGACCAAAAACAAATAGAAGCCGAAATAGCTGGAGTTCCCGTTGCTGATGTAGGCGAAATTCCTGGAGACTTAATTGCTTTACGCCTCAGTTCCACCAATCCCAAAGCCGACTGTAGCACCTTAATTTGTACAGAAACCGGCGGTTGTATGCGGATGGAAACCCACGGCGGCGCTCAAACTTCTGGTTTATTCCAACAAGTTAGCTCACTTTCAGAACAAAAAGCCGAAGTACTGCTGAGTCAGCAAGTACAACGCTGGGGACGTGAGAATTTATTAGAAGACAGCTTAGGAGTTATTGCCCAAATCCTGAAATTAGCAGTGAAGCATTAA